A genomic window from Cardiocondyla obscurior isolate alpha-2009 linkage group LG02, Cobs3.1, whole genome shotgun sequence includes:
- the Stac gene encoding protein unc-13 homolog 4B isoform X3: MDEEAMWKGFYHKIVEEHLAKENEQREKLEHEIRTKKRKMAHFEKLDEKHPYYAIAAFRMSQKPEEKEVTVARFYWKFAAFNFISKRIQESDGGFFENLGTLLAEKARAQAEAEGPIPEPKDETQEDEDDTLNEEPSIEEPTEALLETDSDRDEDEHTRNFLAESVGLNIEELYAALVYMTQHQIGFDVSKECSQESLLNHLQNAFKIDNITHEKVLEQTRNLEPPELHLNVEVIEARELVSKDSNGKSDPFCALYLESGPTRRYNTAVKTCTLSPIWEEHFELPLEDPENDILYLEVWDFDAAETVPEKMSKVKDIKGVRGLVKLAKEIAVTATTGSHNNEFIGRCRIPLKDIPTSGHTMWYSLDKKNKSKRRGVVKLRLAFSAEHNVQVAAQEHRHLLRVLLLYEIETEKIEKYCWCGRWSGPAEALILQHSAQRGLLARNVALAQWVEYANIHQEHPLSFTVFNKIIKNLLRPMDSGLFSADETKLFWKATKKIVFSCLNSIRKIRKLILGDKNTTAQLSSILEILSSISSLQVPEEINLFPTKMFFWFPESDDLKVDVLQALEYTITQSCAEWFEHILSNNSPDTESDEDAIRYHIKVIQLIRADLQKANDYYNKLFIKKINVPYARIMYIAYEKRISDMCTIIIEDVCARLKRIEVDSTDNAELSLGTTLFELYLTLQRYAILGQALCAEGELEDMKIQNYYDWFRGGVAHWLEIAVYKALKRIDRAVEIDSLQAVDSSVQYSSSAVDTLTTFYQIKVFWTQLAWPDVEGSYTFLARIIDDICKCSMAYADKMAAKAEMTTELELLSQSSVYEKRFTISTAWCFAINNIDYIRTSIAPLAKDLGLQNIVDALGEHKTHEEADRCRQTLQLIIDNATDTVKNKIIELLEVVASKMAPAMNRYLMEGAELIDTTSNAMDRLLQYLDSNLITLHDNLNEDNFNRVLLVIWEIISQTLYELVNTNLEKRRPPSFYSNLHRTLHTLIRFFNLGADETANVQVLQKIEQLLKLHGLETAELIHRYHQERVEEQKEMEEPSYGLVSVKAYFLDNSLNIQILNARNLHCMDSNGQFIGKLSTLERKLHSKSKQKVKEGKTSKCDSYVKIRLLPEEKFTDIKAPKTHVQKETLFPLFDETFNIPLTPEQRAFETAIVAFEIKDKDFLRSRFMAEAFLPFKEIPDIEPQTGFATLDQIHLKLSRPIKKITDIIRALEHRKGDNQATDFISRLNTKTNTK; this comes from the exons AATACAAGAATCAGATGGCGGCTTTTTCGAAAATCTCGGTACGCTACTCGCAGAAAAAGCTCGCGCTCAAGCTGAAGCAGAAGGTCCAATTCCAGAACCGAAAGATGAAACGCAAGAAGATGAAGACGATACCTTGAACGAGGAACCAAGTATTGAGGAACCAACTGAAGCTCTGTTAGAAACTGACAGTGATAGAGACGAAGATGAACATACCCGGAACTTCTTAGCCGAATCGGTGGGCTTAAAC ATCGAAGAACTATATGCTGCATTAGTGTATATGACACAACATCAAATTGGCTTTGACGTGTCCAAAGAATGTAGTCAAGAAAGTCTTTTGAACCATTTACAAAATGcctttaaaattgataatataaCGCACGAGAAAGTATTAGAACAAACGCGAAATCTTgag cCACCAGAACTACATCTTAATGTGGAAGTAATCGAAGCTAGAGAATTAGTTTCCAAAGATTCTAATGGCAAAAGTGATCCTTTCTGCGCTCTTTACCTTGAATCAGGACCTACCAGAAGATATAATACTGCTGTCAAAACTTGTACACTAAGTCCAATCTGGGAAGAACACTTTGAACT ACCCTTGGAAGATCCTGAAAATGATATTTTGTACCTTGAAGTGTG GGATTTTGATGCTGCCGAAACCGTGCCTGAAAAAATGAGTAAAGTCAAAGATATTAAAGGCGTTCGTGGCTTAGTTAAATTAGCCAAAGAAATTGCAGTAACAGCTACAACTGGTAGTCACAATAATGAATTTATTGGTCGATGTCGAATACCGTTAAAG gaTATACCAACATCGGGCCATACAATGTGGTATTCTTTAGACAAGAAAAACAAGTCTAAACGTCGCGGTGTTGTAAAGCTTCGACTGGCTTTCAGCGCTGAGCACAATGTACAAGTGGCTGCACAAGAACATAGGCATTTGTTAAGAGTACTGCTTCTTTACGAGattgaaacagaaaaaatcgaaaaatattgtTGGTGTGGTCGCTGGTCAGGACCAGCTGAAGCGCTCATTCTTCAACATAGCGCGCAACGTGGTTTATTAGCTAGAAATGTCGCTTTAGCACAATGGGTTGAATACGCAAATATCCATCAGGAGCATCCATTAAGTTTTACAGttttcaacaaaataataaaaaatttacttagaCCTATGGACAGCGGTCTATTCTCCGCCGACGAAACAAAACTCTTTTGGAAAGCTAcgaagaaaattgtattttcatGCTTAAACAGTATacgtaaaattagaaaattaattttggggGATAAAAATACTACGGCACAATTATCTTCTATCTTAGA gaTATTATCATCTATATCTTCTCTACAAGTTCCTgaagaaattaatctttttcctACCAAAATGTTTTTTTGGTTTCCCGAATCTGATGATTTAAAAGTAGACGTACTTCAAGCTTTGGAATACACCATTACGCAAAGCTGCGCCGAATG GTTTGAACACATACTAAGCAACAATTCACCTGATACGGAATCAGATGAAGACGCGATTAGGTATCATATTAAAGTAATTCAACTGATTAGAGCAGACTTGCAGAAAGCTAATGATTATTATAACAAACTATTCATAAA aaaaattaacgttCCGTATGCAAGAATAATGTATATTGCGTACGAGAAGAGAATCAGTGATATGTGTACAATCATTATAGAGGATGTGTGTGCCAGATTGAAACGAATTGAGGTTGATAGTACTGACAACGCAGAATTGAGTCTAGGCACGACTCTATTTGAGCTCTATCTTACGCTTCAAAGATATGCTAt ACTTGGTCAAGCACTTTGTGCCGAAGGAGAGTTAGAAGACATGAAGATACAGAATTATTACGATTGGTTTAGAGGTGGTGTCGCGCATTGGCTAGAAATTGCAGTGTATAAAGCACTTAAACGAATCGATAGAGCAGTCGAAATCGATAGTTTACAAGCAGTCGACAGTAGCGTTCAATATAGTTCAAGCGCTGTAGATACATTAACaacattttatcaaattaaagtGTTTTGGACGCAGCTAGCGTGGCCCGATGTTGAAGGTTCTTACACTTTCTTAGCAAGAATTATTGAC gaCATTTGTAAATGTTCTATGGCATACGCCGATAAAATGGCAGCGAAAGCAGAGATGACAACGGAATTAGAATTACTCTCTCAGAGTAGTGTCTAtgaaaaaagatttacaatATCGACAGCATGGTGCTTTGCcattaataatatcgattaTATTAGAACATCGATTGCACCGCTGGCAAAGGACTTAGGACTGCAGAATATTGTGGATGCTTTAGGAGAGCACAAAACTCATGAGGAGGCTGATCGTTGTCGACAGACTCTTCAGCTTATCATTGACAACGCTACGGATACCGTGAAAAACAAGATCATAGAGTTATTGGAAGTTGTTGCCAGTAAAATGGCTCCTGCAATGAACAG ataCCTCATGGAGGGTGCCGAATTAATTGATACGACCAGTAATGCGATGGATCGTCTACTACAGTATTTAGATAGCAATCTGATAACTCTGCATGATAATCTTAACGAGGACAACTTTAACAGGGTTCTTTTAGTAATTTGGGAAATTATATCTCAAACGTTATATGAGTTAGTTAATACTAATTTAGAG AAACGACGACCACCATCATTTTATTCGAACTTGCATAGAACTCTTCACACTCTCATTCGATTTTTTAACCTTGGTGCCGACGAAACAGCAAATGTGcaagttttacaaaaaatcgaacaacttttaaaattacatggACTTGAGACTGCCGAGCTTATACATCGTTATCATCAGGAACGTGTGGAAGAACAAAAGGAAATGGAAGAGCCCAGCTACGGTCTCGTCAGCGTCAAGGCATATTTCCTTGATAATTCATTGAATATACAAATCCTGAATGCCAGAAATCTCCATTGTATGGATAGTAACG GCCAATTTATAGGCAAGCTGTCTACTCTCGAGCGTAAACTACATTCAAAATCTAAACAAAAAGTCAAAGAAGGGAAGACAA GTAAATGCGATTCCTACGTAAAAATCAGATTACTGCccgaagaaaaatttactgACATTAAAGCGCCGAAGACACATGTACAGAAAGAAACACTTTTCCCTCTTTTCGACGAAACATTTAACAT TCCTCTTACTCCAGAACAAAGGGCCTTTGAAACTGCTATAGTGGCATTTGAGATAAAAGACAAAGATTTTCTCAGATCAAGATTTATGGCGGAAGCTTTTTTACCTTTTAAAGAGATTCCTGATATTGAACCACAAACTGGTTTTGCAACTTTAGACCAAATACATTTGAAACTATCTCGTCCAATTAAGAAaa TTACGGACATCATTCGCGCATTAGAGCACCGAAAAGGAGATAATCAGGCAACAGATTTCATTTCAAGACTTAATACTAAAACAAACACTAAATGA
- the Stac gene encoding protein unc-13 homolog 4B isoform X4 has translation MTKKRKMAHFEKLDEKHPYYAIAAFRMSQKPEEKEVTVARFYWKFAAFNFISKRIQESDGGFFENLGTLLAEKARAQAEAEGPIPEPKDETQEDEDDTLNEEPSIEEPTEALLETDSDRDEDEHTRNFLAESVGLNIEELYAALVYMTQHQIGFDVSKECSQESLLNHLQNAFKIDNITHEKVLEQTRNLEPPELHLNVEVIEARELVSKDSNGKSDPFCALYLESGPTRRYNTAVKTCTLSPIWEEHFELPLEDPENDILYLEVWDFDAAETVPEKMSKVKDIKGVRGLVKLAKEIAVTATTGSHNNEFIGRCRIPLKDIPTSGHTMWYSLDKKNKSKRRGVVKLRLAFSAEHNVQVAAQEHRHLLRVLLLYEIETEKIEKYCWCGRWSGPAEALILQHSAQRGLLARNVALAQWVEYANIHQEHPLSFTVFNKIIKNLLRPMDSGLFSADETKLFWKATKKIVFSCLNSIRKIRKLILGDKNTTAQLSSILEILSSISSLQVPEEINLFPTKMFFWFPESDDLKVDVLQALEYTITQSCAEWFEHILSNNSPDTESDEDAIRYHIKVIQLIRADLQKANDYYNKLFIKKINVPYARIMYIAYEKRISDMCTIIIEDVCARLKRIEVDSTDNAELSLGTTLFELYLTLQRYAILGQALCAEGELEDMKIQNYYDWFRGGVAHWLEIAVYKALKRIDRAVEIDSLQAVDSSVQYSSSAVDTLTTFYQIKVFWTQLAWPDVEGSYTFLARIIDDICKCSMAYADKMAAKAEMTTELELLSQSSVYEKRFTISTAWCFAINNIDYIRTSIAPLAKDLGLQNIVDALGEHKTHEEADRCRQTLQLIIDNATDTVKNKIIELLEVVASKMAPAMNRYLMEGAELIDTTSNAMDRLLQYLDSNLITLHDNLNEDNFNRVLLVIWEIISQTLYELVNTNLEKRRPPSFYSNLHRTLHTLIRFFNLGADETANVQVLQKIEQLLKLHGLETAELIHRYHQERVEEQKEMEEPSYGLVSVKAYFLDNSLNIQILNARNLHCMDSNGQFIGKLSTLERKLHSKSKQKVKEGKTSKCDSYVKIRLLPEEKFTDIKAPKTHVQKETLFPLFDETFNIPLTPEQRAFETAIVAFEIKDKDFLRSRFMAEAFLPFKEIPDIEPQTGFATLDQIHLKLSRPIKKITDIIRALEHRKGDNQATDFISRLNTKTNTK, from the exons AATACAAGAATCAGATGGCGGCTTTTTCGAAAATCTCGGTACGCTACTCGCAGAAAAAGCTCGCGCTCAAGCTGAAGCAGAAGGTCCAATTCCAGAACCGAAAGATGAAACGCAAGAAGATGAAGACGATACCTTGAACGAGGAACCAAGTATTGAGGAACCAACTGAAGCTCTGTTAGAAACTGACAGTGATAGAGACGAAGATGAACATACCCGGAACTTCTTAGCCGAATCGGTGGGCTTAAAC ATCGAAGAACTATATGCTGCATTAGTGTATATGACACAACATCAAATTGGCTTTGACGTGTCCAAAGAATGTAGTCAAGAAAGTCTTTTGAACCATTTACAAAATGcctttaaaattgataatataaCGCACGAGAAAGTATTAGAACAAACGCGAAATCTTgag cCACCAGAACTACATCTTAATGTGGAAGTAATCGAAGCTAGAGAATTAGTTTCCAAAGATTCTAATGGCAAAAGTGATCCTTTCTGCGCTCTTTACCTTGAATCAGGACCTACCAGAAGATATAATACTGCTGTCAAAACTTGTACACTAAGTCCAATCTGGGAAGAACACTTTGAACT ACCCTTGGAAGATCCTGAAAATGATATTTTGTACCTTGAAGTGTG GGATTTTGATGCTGCCGAAACCGTGCCTGAAAAAATGAGTAAAGTCAAAGATATTAAAGGCGTTCGTGGCTTAGTTAAATTAGCCAAAGAAATTGCAGTAACAGCTACAACTGGTAGTCACAATAATGAATTTATTGGTCGATGTCGAATACCGTTAAAG gaTATACCAACATCGGGCCATACAATGTGGTATTCTTTAGACAAGAAAAACAAGTCTAAACGTCGCGGTGTTGTAAAGCTTCGACTGGCTTTCAGCGCTGAGCACAATGTACAAGTGGCTGCACAAGAACATAGGCATTTGTTAAGAGTACTGCTTCTTTACGAGattgaaacagaaaaaatcgaaaaatattgtTGGTGTGGTCGCTGGTCAGGACCAGCTGAAGCGCTCATTCTTCAACATAGCGCGCAACGTGGTTTATTAGCTAGAAATGTCGCTTTAGCACAATGGGTTGAATACGCAAATATCCATCAGGAGCATCCATTAAGTTTTACAGttttcaacaaaataataaaaaatttacttagaCCTATGGACAGCGGTCTATTCTCCGCCGACGAAACAAAACTCTTTTGGAAAGCTAcgaagaaaattgtattttcatGCTTAAACAGTATacgtaaaattagaaaattaattttggggGATAAAAATACTACGGCACAATTATCTTCTATCTTAGA gaTATTATCATCTATATCTTCTCTACAAGTTCCTgaagaaattaatctttttcctACCAAAATGTTTTTTTGGTTTCCCGAATCTGATGATTTAAAAGTAGACGTACTTCAAGCTTTGGAATACACCATTACGCAAAGCTGCGCCGAATG GTTTGAACACATACTAAGCAACAATTCACCTGATACGGAATCAGATGAAGACGCGATTAGGTATCATATTAAAGTAATTCAACTGATTAGAGCAGACTTGCAGAAAGCTAATGATTATTATAACAAACTATTCATAAA aaaaattaacgttCCGTATGCAAGAATAATGTATATTGCGTACGAGAAGAGAATCAGTGATATGTGTACAATCATTATAGAGGATGTGTGTGCCAGATTGAAACGAATTGAGGTTGATAGTACTGACAACGCAGAATTGAGTCTAGGCACGACTCTATTTGAGCTCTATCTTACGCTTCAAAGATATGCTAt ACTTGGTCAAGCACTTTGTGCCGAAGGAGAGTTAGAAGACATGAAGATACAGAATTATTACGATTGGTTTAGAGGTGGTGTCGCGCATTGGCTAGAAATTGCAGTGTATAAAGCACTTAAACGAATCGATAGAGCAGTCGAAATCGATAGTTTACAAGCAGTCGACAGTAGCGTTCAATATAGTTCAAGCGCTGTAGATACATTAACaacattttatcaaattaaagtGTTTTGGACGCAGCTAGCGTGGCCCGATGTTGAAGGTTCTTACACTTTCTTAGCAAGAATTATTGAC gaCATTTGTAAATGTTCTATGGCATACGCCGATAAAATGGCAGCGAAAGCAGAGATGACAACGGAATTAGAATTACTCTCTCAGAGTAGTGTCTAtgaaaaaagatttacaatATCGACAGCATGGTGCTTTGCcattaataatatcgattaTATTAGAACATCGATTGCACCGCTGGCAAAGGACTTAGGACTGCAGAATATTGTGGATGCTTTAGGAGAGCACAAAACTCATGAGGAGGCTGATCGTTGTCGACAGACTCTTCAGCTTATCATTGACAACGCTACGGATACCGTGAAAAACAAGATCATAGAGTTATTGGAAGTTGTTGCCAGTAAAATGGCTCCTGCAATGAACAG ataCCTCATGGAGGGTGCCGAATTAATTGATACGACCAGTAATGCGATGGATCGTCTACTACAGTATTTAGATAGCAATCTGATAACTCTGCATGATAATCTTAACGAGGACAACTTTAACAGGGTTCTTTTAGTAATTTGGGAAATTATATCTCAAACGTTATATGAGTTAGTTAATACTAATTTAGAG AAACGACGACCACCATCATTTTATTCGAACTTGCATAGAACTCTTCACACTCTCATTCGATTTTTTAACCTTGGTGCCGACGAAACAGCAAATGTGcaagttttacaaaaaatcgaacaacttttaaaattacatggACTTGAGACTGCCGAGCTTATACATCGTTATCATCAGGAACGTGTGGAAGAACAAAAGGAAATGGAAGAGCCCAGCTACGGTCTCGTCAGCGTCAAGGCATATTTCCTTGATAATTCATTGAATATACAAATCCTGAATGCCAGAAATCTCCATTGTATGGATAGTAACG GCCAATTTATAGGCAAGCTGTCTACTCTCGAGCGTAAACTACATTCAAAATCTAAACAAAAAGTCAAAGAAGGGAAGACAA GTAAATGCGATTCCTACGTAAAAATCAGATTACTGCccgaagaaaaatttactgACATTAAAGCGCCGAAGACACATGTACAGAAAGAAACACTTTTCCCTCTTTTCGACGAAACATTTAACAT TCCTCTTACTCCAGAACAAAGGGCCTTTGAAACTGCTATAGTGGCATTTGAGATAAAAGACAAAGATTTTCTCAGATCAAGATTTATGGCGGAAGCTTTTTTACCTTTTAAAGAGATTCCTGATATTGAACCACAAACTGGTTTTGCAACTTTAGACCAAATACATTTGAAACTATCTCGTCCAATTAAGAAaa TTACGGACATCATTCGCGCATTAGAGCACCGAAAAGGAGATAATCAGGCAACAGATTTCATTTCAAGACTTAATACTAAAACAAACACTAAATGA
- the Stac gene encoding protein unc-13 homolog 4B isoform X6 has protein sequence MDEEAMWKGFYHKIVEEHLAKENEQREKLEHEIRIQESDGGFFENLGTLLAEKARAQAEAEGPIPEPKDETQEDEDDTLNEEPSIEEPTEALLETDSDRDEDEHTRNFLAESVGLNIEELYAALVYMTQHQIGFDVSKECSQESLLNHLQNAFKIDNITHEKVLEQTRNLEPPELHLNVEVIEARELVSKDSNGKSDPFCALYLESGPTRRYNTAVKTCTLSPIWEEHFELPLEDPENDILYLEVWDFDAAETVPEKMSKVKDIKGVRGLVKLAKEIAVTATTGSHNNEFIGRCRIPLKDIPTSGHTMWYSLDKKNKSKRRGVVKLRLAFSAEHNVQVAAQEHRHLLRVLLLYEIETEKIEKYCWCGRWSGPAEALILQHSAQRGLLARNVALAQWVEYANIHQEHPLSFTVFNKIIKNLLRPMDSGLFSADETKLFWKATKKIVFSCLNSIRKIRKLILGDKNTTAQLSSILEILSSISSLQVPEEINLFPTKMFFWFPESDDLKVDVLQALEYTITQSCAEWFEHILSNNSPDTESDEDAIRYHIKVIQLIRADLQKANDYYNKLFIKKINVPYARIMYIAYEKRISDMCTIIIEDVCARLKRIEVDSTDNAELSLGTTLFELYLTLQRYAILGQALCAEGELEDMKIQNYYDWFRGGVAHWLEIAVYKALKRIDRAVEIDSLQAVDSSVQYSSSAVDTLTTFYQIKVFWTQLAWPDVEGSYTFLARIIDDICKCSMAYADKMAAKAEMTTELELLSQSSVYEKRFTISTAWCFAINNIDYIRTSIAPLAKDLGLQNIVDALGEHKTHEEADRCRQTLQLIIDNATDTVKNKIIELLEVVASKMAPAMNRYLMEGAELIDTTSNAMDRLLQYLDSNLITLHDNLNEDNFNRVLLVIWEIISQTLYELVNTNLEKRRPPSFYSNLHRTLHTLIRFFNLGADETANVQVLQKIEQLLKLHGLETAELIHRYHQERVEEQKEMEEPSYGLVSVKAYFLDNSLNIQILNARNLHCMDSNGQFIGKLSTLERKLHSKSKQKVKEGKTSKCDSYVKIRLLPEEKFTDIKAPKTHVQKETLFPLFDETFNIPLTPEQRAFETAIVAFEIKDKDFLRSRFMAEAFLPFKEIPDIEPQTGFATLDQIHLKLSRPIKKITDIIRALEHRKGDNQATDFISRLNTKTNTK, from the exons AATACAAGAATCAGATGGCGGCTTTTTCGAAAATCTCGGTACGCTACTCGCAGAAAAAGCTCGCGCTCAAGCTGAAGCAGAAGGTCCAATTCCAGAACCGAAAGATGAAACGCAAGAAGATGAAGACGATACCTTGAACGAGGAACCAAGTATTGAGGAACCAACTGAAGCTCTGTTAGAAACTGACAGTGATAGAGACGAAGATGAACATACCCGGAACTTCTTAGCCGAATCGGTGGGCTTAAAC ATCGAAGAACTATATGCTGCATTAGTGTATATGACACAACATCAAATTGGCTTTGACGTGTCCAAAGAATGTAGTCAAGAAAGTCTTTTGAACCATTTACAAAATGcctttaaaattgataatataaCGCACGAGAAAGTATTAGAACAAACGCGAAATCTTgag cCACCAGAACTACATCTTAATGTGGAAGTAATCGAAGCTAGAGAATTAGTTTCCAAAGATTCTAATGGCAAAAGTGATCCTTTCTGCGCTCTTTACCTTGAATCAGGACCTACCAGAAGATATAATACTGCTGTCAAAACTTGTACACTAAGTCCAATCTGGGAAGAACACTTTGAACT ACCCTTGGAAGATCCTGAAAATGATATTTTGTACCTTGAAGTGTG GGATTTTGATGCTGCCGAAACCGTGCCTGAAAAAATGAGTAAAGTCAAAGATATTAAAGGCGTTCGTGGCTTAGTTAAATTAGCCAAAGAAATTGCAGTAACAGCTACAACTGGTAGTCACAATAATGAATTTATTGGTCGATGTCGAATACCGTTAAAG gaTATACCAACATCGGGCCATACAATGTGGTATTCTTTAGACAAGAAAAACAAGTCTAAACGTCGCGGTGTTGTAAAGCTTCGACTGGCTTTCAGCGCTGAGCACAATGTACAAGTGGCTGCACAAGAACATAGGCATTTGTTAAGAGTACTGCTTCTTTACGAGattgaaacagaaaaaatcgaaaaatattgtTGGTGTGGTCGCTGGTCAGGACCAGCTGAAGCGCTCATTCTTCAACATAGCGCGCAACGTGGTTTATTAGCTAGAAATGTCGCTTTAGCACAATGGGTTGAATACGCAAATATCCATCAGGAGCATCCATTAAGTTTTACAGttttcaacaaaataataaaaaatttacttagaCCTATGGACAGCGGTCTATTCTCCGCCGACGAAACAAAACTCTTTTGGAAAGCTAcgaagaaaattgtattttcatGCTTAAACAGTATacgtaaaattagaaaattaattttggggGATAAAAATACTACGGCACAATTATCTTCTATCTTAGA gaTATTATCATCTATATCTTCTCTACAAGTTCCTgaagaaattaatctttttcctACCAAAATGTTTTTTTGGTTTCCCGAATCTGATGATTTAAAAGTAGACGTACTTCAAGCTTTGGAATACACCATTACGCAAAGCTGCGCCGAATG GTTTGAACACATACTAAGCAACAATTCACCTGATACGGAATCAGATGAAGACGCGATTAGGTATCATATTAAAGTAATTCAACTGATTAGAGCAGACTTGCAGAAAGCTAATGATTATTATAACAAACTATTCATAAA aaaaattaacgttCCGTATGCAAGAATAATGTATATTGCGTACGAGAAGAGAATCAGTGATATGTGTACAATCATTATAGAGGATGTGTGTGCCAGATTGAAACGAATTGAGGTTGATAGTACTGACAACGCAGAATTGAGTCTAGGCACGACTCTATTTGAGCTCTATCTTACGCTTCAAAGATATGCTAt ACTTGGTCAAGCACTTTGTGCCGAAGGAGAGTTAGAAGACATGAAGATACAGAATTATTACGATTGGTTTAGAGGTGGTGTCGCGCATTGGCTAGAAATTGCAGTGTATAAAGCACTTAAACGAATCGATAGAGCAGTCGAAATCGATAGTTTACAAGCAGTCGACAGTAGCGTTCAATATAGTTCAAGCGCTGTAGATACATTAACaacattttatcaaattaaagtGTTTTGGACGCAGCTAGCGTGGCCCGATGTTGAAGGTTCTTACACTTTCTTAGCAAGAATTATTGAC gaCATTTGTAAATGTTCTATGGCATACGCCGATAAAATGGCAGCGAAAGCAGAGATGACAACGGAATTAGAATTACTCTCTCAGAGTAGTGTCTAtgaaaaaagatttacaatATCGACAGCATGGTGCTTTGCcattaataatatcgattaTATTAGAACATCGATTGCACCGCTGGCAAAGGACTTAGGACTGCAGAATATTGTGGATGCTTTAGGAGAGCACAAAACTCATGAGGAGGCTGATCGTTGTCGACAGACTCTTCAGCTTATCATTGACAACGCTACGGATACCGTGAAAAACAAGATCATAGAGTTATTGGAAGTTGTTGCCAGTAAAATGGCTCCTGCAATGAACAG ataCCTCATGGAGGGTGCCGAATTAATTGATACGACCAGTAATGCGATGGATCGTCTACTACAGTATTTAGATAGCAATCTGATAACTCTGCATGATAATCTTAACGAGGACAACTTTAACAGGGTTCTTTTAGTAATTTGGGAAATTATATCTCAAACGTTATATGAGTTAGTTAATACTAATTTAGAG AAACGACGACCACCATCATTTTATTCGAACTTGCATAGAACTCTTCACACTCTCATTCGATTTTTTAACCTTGGTGCCGACGAAACAGCAAATGTGcaagttttacaaaaaatcgaacaacttttaaaattacatggACTTGAGACTGCCGAGCTTATACATCGTTATCATCAGGAACGTGTGGAAGAACAAAAGGAAATGGAAGAGCCCAGCTACGGTCTCGTCAGCGTCAAGGCATATTTCCTTGATAATTCATTGAATATACAAATCCTGAATGCCAGAAATCTCCATTGTATGGATAGTAACG GCCAATTTATAGGCAAGCTGTCTACTCTCGAGCGTAAACTACATTCAAAATCTAAACAAAAAGTCAAAGAAGGGAAGACAA GTAAATGCGATTCCTACGTAAAAATCAGATTACTGCccgaagaaaaatttactgACATTAAAGCGCCGAAGACACATGTACAGAAAGAAACACTTTTCCCTCTTTTCGACGAAACATTTAACAT TCCTCTTACTCCAGAACAAAGGGCCTTTGAAACTGCTATAGTGGCATTTGAGATAAAAGACAAAGATTTTCTCAGATCAAGATTTATGGCGGAAGCTTTTTTACCTTTTAAAGAGATTCCTGATATTGAACCACAAACTGGTTTTGCAACTTTAGACCAAATACATTTGAAACTATCTCGTCCAATTAAGAAaa TTACGGACATCATTCGCGCATTAGAGCACCGAAAAGGAGATAATCAGGCAACAGATTTCATTTCAAGACTTAATACTAAAACAAACACTAAATGA